In Hippoglossus stenolepis isolate QCI-W04-F060 chromosome 5, HSTE1.2, whole genome shotgun sequence, one genomic interval encodes:
- the LOC118110196 gene encoding cytochrome c oxidase subunit 5A, mitochondrial, producing the protein MFRAAVRLSVSGVRSLARAGPGCQAPLASRCYSHGKQETDEEFDARWVTYFNKPDIDAWELRKGMNTLIGYDLVPEPKILEAALRACRRLDDMASAVRILEAVKHKAGPHKEIYPYLIQELQPTLDELGVSTPEELGIDKL; encoded by the exons ATGTTCAGAGCCGCCGTCCGACTCTCTGTCTCCGGCGTCCGGAGTTTAGCCCGTGCGGGGCCCGGATGCCAAG CTCCCTTGGCATCGAGATGTTACTCGCATGGGAAGCAGGAGACAGATGAGGAGTTTGATGCCCGCTGGGTCACCTATTTCAACAAGCCAGACATCGATGCGTGGGAGCTGAGAAAAG GTATGAACACATTGATCGGTTATGATCTGGTACCTGAGCCAAAGATTCTTGAGGCAGCACTGAGAGCCTGTCGGAGGTTAGACGACATGGCCAGCGCTGTCCGAATTTTGGAAGCTGTGAAG CACAAAGCCGGACCTCATAAAGAGATCTACCCATACCTGATCCAAGAGCTGCAGCCCACATTAGATGAGCTTGGCGTCTCCACACCTGAAGAGCTCGGCATTGACAAACTTTAA
- the LOC118109961 gene encoding ribonuclease P protein subunit p25-like protein has product MKSSNAACSTAMEPQAASLNPCVPSSSVSSKLGQSNYRRISRTEDSSVYPIPGLADDILHMRVKEGSKIRNLLRFVTARMHGEGRDSGTSLRQVVFTGSGRGVTKTITCVEILKRKVGGLHQVSKIYYKTVNEVWESPQQGAAGTSTQRTVPAICILLSKDPLDPQEPGYQPPQSLGVPAEDTERRRALLRPAHSPSSEDRAKRLCQDDWGMWSP; this is encoded by the coding sequence ATGAAGAGTTCAAATGCTGCATGCAGCACTGCAATGGAGCCACAGGCTGCATCCCTCAACCCCTGTGTCccgtcctcctctgtgtcttccaAACTTGGCCAGAGCAACTACAGGAGAATCAGCCGCACAGAGGACAGCAGTGTTTATCCCATCCCTGGCCTGGCAGATGACATTCTGCACATGAGAGTGAAAGAGGGAAGCAAGATCCGCAATTTACTGCGGTTTGTGACAGCTCGCATGCACGGGGAGGGGAGAGACAGCGGGACATCTCTGAGGCAGGTGGTCTTCACTGGCTCAGGTAGGGGAGTCACCAAGACTATCACCTGCGTGGAGATCCTGAAACGTAAAGTGGGAGGGCTGCACCAGGTGTCCAAAATCTACTACAAGACAGTGAATGAGGTTTGGGAGAGTCCACAGCAGGGAGCTGCAGGGACAAGCACGCAGAGGACGGTCCCTGCCATCTGTATCCTGCTCTCTAAAGACCCCCTGGATCCCCAGGAGCCTGGATACCAACCTCCACAGTCCCTGGGTGTTcctgcagaggacacagagagacgcAGGGCTCTGCTCAGGCCAGCTCACAGTCCGTCCTCAGAGGACAGAGCCAAGAGACTGTGTCAGGACGACTGGGGCATGTGGTCCCCCTGA
- the LOC118110235 gene encoding AT-rich interactive domain-containing protein 3A, whose product MMDYSKAQMSSLSEEGSSAGFPQSSPAGVKLEAVMEHLQRQQEAKREMNLQEKHLQAQLLFAQHASAARASVLFGKTDAQTYQDAQQAALHSHLSRMHRDEEDEDTDEEEQEMAGNEDDDDEEEDEEEEENGPPGQAKKPRLQQVPGFPFPSYSTPQSAAVKQLSESPPLVVKQEREEKELLSPAGPHAFTSPNGFTDWGYDEPMKQRGSAIWAEETDGGKLRGEPSRDFAKLYELDNDPQRKEFLDDLFVFMQKRGTPVNRIPIMAKQILDLYRLYKLVTEKGGLVEVINKKIWREITKGLNLPTSITSAAFTLRTQYMKYLYPFECEKKRLSSPGELQAAIDSNRREGRRPSYTNSLYRYSPSPSAAAHSLLSSPTALHNNLNSSASPNLKRNPDESLTPLIPTRLPMALALGQQQQLAQAATLEHLRERLERGAAAAAADAPEKKMMRLAEEQQRLMQQALQQNLLAMASHFNPMNLKLNNGHESKQDLSLSISTNGAASISMSVEVNGTIYSGTLFAQKSAAAVASQAVTLAGTSGFSALSSSHSPSSSSSTSSKGPN is encoded by the exons ATGATGGATTACTCCAAGGCGCAAATG TCAAGCTTATCCGAGGAGGGCAGTTCAGCCGGGTTTCCTCAGTCCAGTCCTGCTGGGGTGAAGCTGGAGGCAGTGATGGAACATCTGCAGAGGCAACAAGAAGCCAAACGGGAGATGAACCTGCAAGAGAAGCATCTTCAAGCTCAGCTGCTCTTCGCTCAGCACGCCTCAGCGGCCAGAGCCTCTGTGTTGTTCGGCAAAACGGACGCACAGACTTATCAAGACGCTCAGCAAGCAGCTTTGCACAGCCACCTCAGCAGAATGCATcgagatgaggaagatgaagacacggatgaggaggagcaggagatggCTGGGAATGAAGACGAtgacgatgaggaggaagatgaagaggaggaggagaatgggcCTCCTGGACAGGCGAAGAAGCCCAGACTCCAGCAGGTTCCTGGCTTCCCCTTCCCTTCTTATTCCACACCCCAATCAGCTGCTGTGAAGCAACTGTCCGAATCGCCACCTCTAGTAGTAAAACAGGAGCgtgaggagaaggagctgctgtCTCCTGCAGGTCCGCACGCCTTCACTTCGCCCAACGGCTTCACTGACTGGGGCTACGACGAGCCAATGAAACAA AGAGGAAGTGCTATCTGGGCCGaggagacagacggagggaaATTGAGAGGAGAACCATCCAGGGACTTTGCCAAA ctTTATGAACTGGATAATGACCCACAACGAAAGGAGTTTCTGGATGACCTCTTTGTCTTTATGCAGAAACGTG GAACTCCTGTGAACCGCATCCCCATCATGGCAAAGCAAATTCTGGACCTGTACAGGCTTTACAAGCTCGTGACAGAGAAGGGAGGCCTGGTGGAGGTGATCAACAAGAAGATCTGGAGAGAAATCACTAAAGGTCTCAACCTCCCCACGTCAATCACCAGCGCTGCGTTCACCCTCCGCACCCA GTATATGAAGTACCTGTACCCGTTCGAGTGTGAGAAGAAGCGTCTGAGTTCTCCCGGTGAGCTGCAGGCCGCCATCGACAGCAACCGCAGAGAAGGCCGACGTCCCAGCTACACTAACAGCCTGTACCGCTACTCTCCCTCCCCGAGCGCTGCTGCTCactccctgctctcctctcccacGGCTCTACACAACAACCTGAACTCATCCGCTAGTCCAAATTTAAAGAGAAACCCAG ATGAGAGCCTCACCCCTCTAATACCCACTCGGCTGCCCATGGCTCTGGCcctggggcagcagcagcagctggcaCAAGCCGCCACATTGGAGCATCTCAGAGAGCGGCTGGAGCGAGGAGCTGCCGCCGCCGCAGCCGATGCTCCAGAGAAGAAAATGATGCGTCTggcggaggagcagcagcgccTCATGCAGCAGGCGCTCCAACAGAACCTCCTGGCCATGGCCTCTCACTTCAACCCAATGAACCTCAAGCTTAACAATGGACACG AGAGCAAACAGGACTTGTCTCTGAGTATCTCCACTAATGGAGCCGCCAGTATCAGTATGTCTGTGGAGGTCAATGGAACTATTTACTCAG GAACGCTGTTTGCCCAGAAATCTGCTGCTGCCGTGGCGTCGCAGGCTGTGACTCTGGCAGGAACCAGTGGTTTCAgtgccctctcctcctcacacagccCCTCGTCTTCATCATCCACCTCCTCTAAGGGACCAAATTAA